The following is a genomic window from Oncorhynchus masou masou isolate Uvic2021 chromosome 6, UVic_Omas_1.1, whole genome shotgun sequence.
acaaggtacaaatctgtcgttctgcccctgaacaggcagttaacccactgttcccaggccgtcattgaaaataagaatgtgttcttaactgacttgccttgttaaataaaggtaaaaaaataaaaaaattaaattgtttactccatgtgtaactctgtgttgtctgctcacactgctatgctttatcttggccaggtcgcagttgcaaatgagaacttgttctcaactagcctacctggttaaataaaggtaaaataataataataaatgattGGGAGTtgcatagggtggcacacaattggtccagcTTATCCACCGGGttaaggtttggccggggtaggccgtcattgtaaataagaatttgttcttaactgacttgcctagttaaattaaaggtaaataaaataaatcaagctggttgagagaatgccaagagtgcgcaaaaaggtgtcatcaaggcaaagggcggctacattgaagaatctcaaatataatttgTTGAACACTATTTAGgtttccttatgtgttatttcatagttgtgataccttcactattattctacaatgtagaaaattgtacaaataaagaaaaacctttgaatgagtaggtgtgaccaaacttctgactggtagtGTATGGCCTTTGACATTGACTGATGTACATTTCTGATGCATTGCAGGCTTATAGCGCACTACAAGTCCCTTGCCACACGGAGGCGCCACTCAAGGGAGCTGCTGTGAACAATGATTATATTTTTCTAAATGGCGGAGAACGTATACTTGatagaaaacaaacacacacagtgtgcAATGCCTTTCCTGCTTGGTTTTGCACATGAAGATTGTACTAGTTTTGGTTTCTTTCCgttgagatgaggagagagaacgagagagagagaacgagagaaagagagaatgagagaacaagagagagagtgagagtgagagagagagagagagtgtaagagtTTGTCCTAACTTATTTCCTAGGATTGACAGAGAATTTGTTGAATCCTGTCCATCCTAGCTAACAGTCTGCATTGCCCCAATGTACCAGTGATGTTGCTGAAACATTGCTACAGCgttgggggagggaatgctgggTTTAGGAACagtatatagtgtgtatgtagGATCGGGATGTCTGTCTAAtcttgatgtatacagaaaagccACCATAATACACTAGTGTACAGCATAGTCTACTTTGCATAATTCTACATATTTAGGTGCATGTCTCAAACCTAAAACTTGAGAGATATTTTTGAAATGGGaattaatttattattattattttttaaatgagaaTAATAATTGTGTTTTGCTGTGTGTATTCAACATTCATGGGTCTGAAGTAACTCCTTGTGCCACCCTCAACAACCGAAAACAAAAACTAACATGAGGTAACCTGTAGCTAACATGAGGTAACCTAAATGTATTTTTGCCAATAAATGAATTAATTCCAATAAGTAAATGCCAAAAACAAGATATGACAGTAGTGGAATACATTTGTGTAAAAGCATCCTGTGGTATAGGGAACTTACTGTATATTTGTGTTGCAGTTAGGGGGAAGAActttataatatactgtatattttttaaattcataAGTAATATTCTGAAAATCTTTCACTTCTTGTACGAAGTAGTTTGTAGTAGTTTTTAAATTTTGATAAGCTTTGCAAAGCTGCTTCCTTCTCGGAGCTTTGGTACGTGTTCAACTCCAATTTAAGTAGGCTATTCTTTTTTTGTGCAATGGCCTTGGGCACTTGAGTAGAATTTGAATAGATTTCAAAACATTTTAATACAAATCTATGTAGTTTAACCATTTCTGTCATTTCATTCAGATTGTAAGAGGTTACTAATAGAGAGTAACGGAGATAGAGGTTCACTCTAACATTGTCCTACAGTAACAAGAACACACACAATTACATACACTGTGGTTCAATCATTCAAGTATTCCAAAATATTGCTTTATATGGCACATTTCTACCAAACATTCATAGAAGTCTAGGAAGAAACTGAATACGACATTTGAGTTTGAAAATGTTACCTTGGTTTTATTGAAGTTTCACTGCAGAGCTTTTGTCTTTGGTTTCATTTACAGGCCATGAAAGTCATAAGGAGAAAAGTATCTCATAACATAATTTTAAACTAAGCTATAAGCAATACATATCTCGTCATTAGACTGAGTAACGACATGAATCATCTACACAAACCTGCCATAAAGCTATTATGTTGATTAAATGAAGAGAGCGTGAATTCTTATATTTCTACTATTTCAATGGGGTTACGGAGAAAATGTCTCAGTAAAAATGTATAATTTAACAAACTGAATGGTTGATAGTAGAGACGTCGCACCACCTTGCGTCTCTCTCGGTGTCTGTGAGAAGAATAGACAATAAACATGTAGTAAGCTACATAAATCACCTGTGTTATATAAATCATCTGTGTTATAAGCATTAGTAACTACATTGCGAATGTCAGGTAGTTTTAATATGttcaattgttattttttttaaatgtagtcaCTCAAACAATAGGGTGTGCTTTGTGTTCTCTTGTTTTTTTACAGCGAGAAGTTGAATTACCTTACTATAATCACTGAACAATACTATTCACAAAGGATTATTATGTGAAATCATTTTTGAAATAACCAATATATTATTTTTGTGTTCATACATAGCTTGTGCGTGCTGCTTTATCCTATTCTAAAACACACCTCTCAATTTAGAATGTAAAAGGAATGTTTAGGTTGAGGAGAGTTTATTCATGATATACCTGTTGAGGGTTAGAAAAGTCTGTTGTTGGCTATAGGATGTTGTTGCCCCGGTGCTGCCATTCTCGGCCTGAATACAAGAGAAAAATAAGAGAAGCTCGTCTTTCTAACTACAAACTCAGTTGGACTTTTAGGGGAGAAAACTCCCAAAAGTGTGGACCTTCTCTTTTTTCAACTACTAATTTTCTAGGCTGCATACATCATAACAGGACTCATGTTTGACATATTAAAGAAGGAAAACATACTGTCTTTTGTAATGATGTGGGCATCTTTTTGTTCTTATCCCTGAAACAAAAGAAACaacaaataaataatatataatattgatataatattattaattattaattaaaaaaattatatgGAAATTATATGAAAATGTTCATACATTCTAACTGGAAAATGATGGCAGCATATTTACATCAGTTGGTTCAATACTCTTGTTTTGTTTGGTGGGTGGGTGTTTCATGGGTACATGGGGCTATATTGGTGAGTGAATGCAGGACTCACGGTTGCAGTGGCATAcagtgatgatgaggaggaggaagaggaagccaCAGCCAGCAGTCAATGGGGCCCAAACAACCAAATCACAGGATGCAGTAGGGTCCACCTTTCCCACTGCAAAAACACAAGTCAAACACAGAAGACATTTGGGATAAATGTGCTACGATAAACACCATTGGATAATGAAATATTCTACTATGATTATCAAAATCAACTCAATAAAAAATATGAGGACATTTATATTATGATAAGAATacatgtgatgatgatgatgtcaatAAATATTCTACCTTTGCACGACTTGGCAGTTGTAGAGCTGGTTAGCTCTATGGTTGTGGTCATTGGTGTAGTCGTCgtggttgttgttgtcatagggGCTAAAAAGTGAGGTGTGTTAGCATGGATAACTTTCAGACTGTTAATAGGCTTTAAAGAACACCTGATtttaaaaaaacattgatttctaTAATTGTATTATTCTGATAGAATTTATTTATGTAATGTAGCCTAGCTAGCCTACTCACCTGGCCCAGCAATTCGAGTTACTTCACCAAACACAAGCGCGTTACCATTGATTGATGCACAGCTGTAGACGCCACTATCTCGAGCCTTTTTGAAAGCCTTCAGTATCAAGATGTTTTTCTTTATCTGCTCCTCGCTGAAGACCTCATTGTTAAAGTATGTTTTCTTCATACCGTCCTTGGTACTAAACGATGCAATAAACTCCATTCCAGCGTTGTCTTGCACTCTAAACCAAATCACCATGTTGCTCTTAGTCTTAGAGACTGGTGCACAAGTgatctccaccctctctccatccgtTTTCTCTGTCAGAGAACTCAGTTGGAGAGTTTCTGATAACGTTTGTGATTAAAAAGAAATTAGAGATTCAACTAATGAATAAATGAATAATTTATTACTGAAGATGTCTTATTAGGCTAATTCAAAATGCAATTACTGAAACGTGACACATGTGATGTTTAGGCTATAGCCTAAACAatatatttcatttaaaaaatacacTCTAGACAAACGTAAAACACAGAATTGATTAGGCCAACAAATACGTTACCATTCAAAATGAAATTAAAATACAATATAAAATTATGTTGAGCAGGCCTGGCCTATATAGCAACACTTTTCATGAACTAGGTCTGTGAGAGAGCAAGTATTCTGGCAATATCGTTGAAATCCATCGACGACTTTAAAACTATCCTACTCTGAAGGGAATGAACGTACTACAGGATAGTAATATGAAAAAGTCTGACTTACCTTGACAAAAGAACAGTAACACAAGTGTCTGCATCCACTTTTGGACCATGTTCATGTCCTTTTGCACAGCAACACGTTCAAGCTCTTCTTCATGGGATGTAGAAACAGGTGTGATGAGGAGCGCAACACGACCCTAAACCCCGCCCAAAGTCTTCTTTCATCACTGGTAAAAGAGGTCATTGCAGGAGTCTTGCACAGAGCTCGTGTATCCCAAGGTGGTCTGCAAGTCTGCTCGAGCAGAGCCCACCAATCCGCGCTGCGCTTCGCTACAGGCTGGCTTTACGCAAAAAACCACACGCGCTCTgaagcgcacacacacagcacaatgtGTCAACATTTCAAAGGAGGAATTTAAGTCAAGAGCAGCAGGTCATGACATACACTTTTGAGGACGTGCCTCTGTGCTGCCACTTTGATAAACATCTTATTGCAAGAATAGCAGAATAATATCATCAATAGGTCTATAAAGTGATATAAGTGTTTATTTGATTGTATTTGTGTTATTTCTATTACCTTTGTTGCGTAATGTATTAATAATGTAGTAGCCTACGCCTATATCGTGTCAACATTAGGCTGTGATTTACTAATCTACAGCCTACGTCAGTGGTGTTATGTCAAAGTTTCATAGATAGGCTATAGCATATTAGATTTAGAAATATAATTAGAAATAAACTGTTACCTGGGTGGCTGAAAATATGTTAGGATAGGCTGGTTTGAAACACAGCTGTGCTATTTATTTTTTCAATTCCTCAAATTAAATTGTTTCAATTCACAGTAGAAAAAACAGCGGCAAGTGTACAGGAAGGATACAATATTGCTAAAGACATAACAAATTGTGAGTAGGCATTGCATTAGTCTAGGATTCTCAATAAATGTGTAAGCAGCTTGTTAATAAATAAAATGTTGAATATTATGACATGATTTGAGACAACATTCAAATAATTGTTTTGATTCTTTTGAAGAGTGAGGCTCTGCTCATACAACACTTTAGGGTTCTTCCCTTGGGCAAATAAAATATaattaaaatacatttagatAACTTTTGGATTCATTTGGATAACATTTACATCTATAACTATACATGTTCATAAATAACAAGGCTTATTCGTGAAAGATATTGAGTGATGCGAATGAATGTTCGGGTATATCGCCCCCTAAATGCAAGAAATAGTTCACGCCAAAAGTAACATATCGTTTTATAAAAATAGCCAACAGTCCAGAAAATGAAAATGACGGCACCTGTTGTCGTGAATCAGCGGGGACCTAGGTTTTGAGGCCTGCAGAACCCAATGTTTTGAGACATTAACATTTTTCAAAAAGCAACTCTGTAGCCTAGACTCGATGTAGGCTATAGGCCTATCAACATGGATATTTCGCTACAGGCTGGCGGACATACAGGCCATAGTTATAATCACCTATCTCTTGCCTATTTGTTTGCGTAGGTGAATGTGTCGCCCACATTATATTTGCAGTTTGGCCAACCTCTCCAAACGCAGGAAaggacatgacagtttcagcacGCTGGACAGAGCCATGACATCGCCCTACTCGTCTGCTTCAGCAAAGCTGCTATCCTTTCCCATAAAAAGGTTAGTGCTTGTTTGTTTCTCTTCAGTTAGAAATAGTTTGAAACACAGCAAAGATATGAACAAAGAAGCTTATGTACATTCAATGGAAAGGATATACAGAAGACTGACGGAAGAGCGTAGGCTGCAGAAACCAACTCATACGATCAGCCTAGAGACATCACATGTGGCGCAACGCTGTATAGGCCTACACCCTGTAACAATGTAGCAACATGAGTTTaacttcaatatatatatatatagcaataTTAAGCAACACTCTCTTCGCAAGACCCGCCCCAGCTAGCAAATAACGTTCTGAAAAGCATGTTTCTTACAGCTTGGTTAGAGCGTGGTTGTGCTGgagttattttgcatacaaccttcccacaactttccgggaatggtgcaggataatTGCTTGACTTTGGAACATTCtgagcacatttaaggaacttgacaaaaaagTACTTTAACAGAAcatttcctaaaagttcaaacaagGTTACATTTAATTAAAATGTTGGTATTGTTCTAGGAacattctccaactggtttgacattgacAACATCAAGAAACAATGTTTTCAGTGCAAATTTCAGTACTTCAGGATaatgtttcctacaggtttcaTCATGGTTTtatttaaagtaatgttctcaaattgttccaagAACGTTAAcaaacaacgttcttctgtgggaatttcagtcattcagcataacgtttcctacaggtttcctcatggttctatttaaagtcatgttctcaaattgttcaaggaacgttaagaaaactttccataaatccacaagaaaactttagtaatgttcagagaacattctaagaatgttatttgaaattataaactgtgtggtttgGGCGCTGACAGCCAATCTGAGTTACGccatgcctaagaacagcccttagccacataccacacctcctcgggccttattgcttaaatatataaCATTTTTTACCTCTTATATTCTCCACAATTTTGTGGTatcaaattggtagttacagtcttgtctcatcactgcaactcccgtatggactcaggagaggtgaaggtcgataTGAGTCCTATGCGTAATATGaaacacaatgcccgcttaaccctgaagccagccgcatcaatgtttcagaggaaacactgtacacatggcaactgtgtcagcgtgcattgcacCCAGCTCGCAACAGGAGttgctagagtgcgatgggacaagaacgtccctgccggccaaaccctcccctaaacccgaacgacgctgggctaattgagCGCCGCCCGGTgacagccggctgcgacagagcctggactcaaaccaggatctccagtggcacagctagcactgtaatgcagtgccttagaccactgcaccacttggagGCCCAATAGTTTTTCACAGTGGTGgaaaattgtcatacttgagtaaaagtaaatataccGTAATAGAAAATGagtcaagtaaaagtgaaaaatcacccagtaaaatactacaaaAAGTATAAATGGATTTAAatatactgtcacgccctggtcgtagtatattgtgtttgtctttatttatttggtcaggccggggtgtgacatgggtttattgtggtgtgttttgtcttggggttttgttaggtattgggtgtgtgggttagtgggggttatctagcatagtctatggctgtctggagtggttctcaatcagaggcaggtgtttatcgttgtctctgattgggaaccatatttaggcagccatattctttgattatttcgtgggtgattgttcctgtctctgtgttcaccagataggctgtataggttttcacgttccgtctgttgtttttgttttgttcgttatttcatgtctagttcatttattaaagaacatgaataaccaccacgctgcattttggtccgcttctccttcgacagacgagaaccgttacatatactcaagtatcaaaaataaatttaaTTGCTAaagtatacttaagtatcaaaagcaaaagtaaaagtacaaataatTTCAAATGTATTATATTGAGCAAACCAGATGCCATTTTATTAATATTTTGTTATTTAGGAAAAGCcagtggcacactccaacactcagacataatttacaaacaaagcatatgtatttagtgagtccgccagatcagaggcagtagggatgaccagggatatgcTCTTGATAAGAGcatgaattggacaatttttctgtcctgctaagcattaaaatgtaatgagtacttttggatgtcagggaaaatggatggagtgaaaagtctttaggaatgtagtgaagtaaaactaaaggtagtcaaaaatataaatagagtAAGCACAGGTACCTCAAAAATTACTTGTGTAGTACTTTATACCACTGTTTTTCCActattcatttttcccataggggatttttgAAACACTTAAATGTCATCTTTCGATGACACCTTTGCTAaaaggtattgtgtcaatttaaaacttgcacaagacagttcacagaattggcCATAAATAAATTTTGCTAATGTATTCATTagtacatttagctaacattagatagttaatccagagattcctACCTTTGCCTCGATTAGGCAGTCTAGTCCAGATCATCAGTTATCAAAACATCATGCCagtgtaagcctacacgaaacacatcccttttttaagtgtttttaaaatcccctatgggaaaaatgaatggtggaaaactAGTGGAATCATTTctctgtttgaccgctaggtgttatgggtattatgactcatactgtggtactctattcccttctcagcatcaacaaaactctctctatcctctattttgttaagtgtgttcagccGTCTtggcccactaattggccacacctaaTCTTAacgagtgcttgtttcctttgaactGGGCTCTGTTTAAATAGGCGAAAATGAACTAATTTGTATCTCATTGATGCTGTGtcacaataaaaaatacatttgtttgtatgattaatgcctaaggaaattcatttccatgtgtcctatctgtgcgTTGGAGTAAAAAAAAAGTTTTCCCCAAAATAAGAcagcagtgttattaaaagtctgAAACATTCAGTGAAAATATTAACAAAGTTATTGAAAAACCTCCAAATAACATAATTTCTGTTCTCAGAGAATAAATAATGAATAAAACTTCCCAGGAAAACTTTaaaggaaccagagtaaaacgttctTAGAATCTCCCTACAACCTAAAAACAAACGTTCCGAGAACAGATGCTTTAAAAAAGTTACATATTACTGTTCAGGAAACCTATGGCTTTGATCCCTCAACCAATGTGTAACCAAAAACatatgttcccacaacttccaaggaaccaaatgtgctagctggggcAGCTGTAGGCATAACAACTGTTCCATTTAAGTTTCCATTTGAGAAATGCAATTAAGTGCTCCTCTCACCTTGTTCATGTTGCAATCATGTCTTGCGTCACCTCATGCCCTCTTTTTACTTTGGAAAAGGAAAGATGACTTTTACTTGCTTTATAGTAGCCCAAAGTAACTAAAATCTGAATGTCATGTTGAATGTCAGTGCCTGAAACTGTAGGTCTGTAAGTGACGCAATAACTCATAACCACAGGGGGATTGTGCATCGTGTTGGTGTGTTCTGTAGTTAGAAGGTGGGTGTCCAGGAAGAGCCAGTCAGACAGAGATATAGGGGCTCTGACAGTTAGCCACTTTCCATCCCTTTGTATCTGTGTTGACTCACCTAACCCTCCATGGTGCTTTCTCTCTACTCCTACCTGGGCTTCCCTGTCTTACTCACAATGAGGGCTCTCCGACcccaaacagtgtgtgtgtgtgtttgtgtctagagggatgaccaggggatgcctgtgtgagagagagagttccctGAATATTTAGGACCACATTAGACACACAGAGAGTTTGAGTAACTCGCCATTCAAATGCAGTCAGAAGTAGGCTCCTCTCATTTAAGATGGAACAGCAGCAGTATTAGGATCATTTCCCCTGCCCTTATAGGGGCTCTATGCATTGTGggaaaggaagagacagagaagctACCGTTGGATGATCTCAGTATACAGTAAGTAGCAATGGCTGACTAGCTGTGACAAAGCTTGCCATGTCTGTCATCGTTAGAGTGAGataatggacagacagacacagacagacacaaaacaccaacagacagacagacacagacacagacaaagacagacagacagacacaaaacacacacatgtacgTAAACACACTCTATAATCTGTAACCAGATTTATAGAATTGACAATGTGTAACACAATAGTGTTAAAGTCTATCAGTCTATTGTAAATTAACCAAGAGTACATTAGTTGGTAAAGGGCTTGTTTGTTTTTGGAAATGCTGATGGCAATGACATGAGATCTTTCAAGAGGGAGATTTGAAATATTCAGGCTTCAAAATAAGTTGTACTCAGTTTAAACTGtcagagatatatatattttcatgGATGACAAAGTTTCTGTTATTTCAGAAGATTTGTGTTAACATGTATGTGCTGAGTTTAGCTAATTccttgtctgtgtttgtttaggACTAAACTGCATGCAGCACTTCATAAGAAATGTTTGCCTAATGATTCATCTAGCATTGTTTAATTAATTACTTGTGTAAGGTGAACTATATTTCAGTGTTTCTTATAGTACATAACCATTTGTTGATGAAACATTTTTGGTATAGTATTTTACCAAAAGTGTGATACAGGGGACTGTAGTGTGTATGATTGGCTTTTAATAATTGTTATTTTTCAAAAAGCTATGGATTTTAAGCTTGTGGAAAATGAAACAATGACAAATGTAAATAAAAGTGGTTCTTGCCACCGCTGTTGATTGCCTTTTGTTGTAACAATAGTAACAGAAATGGATGAGCCCAAGTTAACAATTATATTGTCAGAAGgaaatgtaaataaatacagtTATGAGATTACAAATACTACAAATGATGAGAATAGcagaaatataaaaaataatatattcaaccATAGTTACATTACATTTTGTACACAGGATtaactatactatatattatatatgtgttTAACTAAATATACTACTATTGTTCTGATCACAATatcattgtttgtttttttcttttttttcaaatatctttcaaatcaaataaaagaGAAACATTTTAGGAGCGCTGTTGTGTTTCATGTAATCCTAATATTACATTGATAGATATTACATTGTTTGTTCAAGTGTATATTTATGAGTGATATACATTATTTGTACTATGCTCAAACAGAAATCATGGATTAAATGACAGGATTACTTTTCAGTTATAGTTTTCAATGCCAAGTTTTATTATGCTCCGGCAACAAGAATTCATATTTCTTGTACATTTATTAGTATTCTTAGAATATCTTCAGATTCTATGAAGTGTTCAGCACATCTCCCTTTAGGATAACCACTTACCATTCCAGATAGATGCAATGTCTTAGGACTGTTGTGAATGTGTACCAGGACtgtaaaataaagtgttacccaagAGTGTAAATTAAAGTGTTTCCTATTTATTTAATATGACATTATATGATAGAAATACCAAAGAAACATGGTTCATCAGCTACTATACATAGTGATCATTTTTTCAATGAATCCCAAAGAAGCCAAGGTGTAATTATTACAAAGTGATTAGGTATAAACACTGTAAAATAAAGTGTAACTATGAACTACAATTCCATGTGCACTTTTCTGATGCTCACTTCTGCCATCAACCACTGTAGTCAACTTTTCCCTTCTTTTATTAGGacacataaaaaaataaacaatgtgACAGACATTCAACGCAATGTCAGGAGTTGAAATAAAGTTTAGGGTTTTGTAATGTCTGATGATAATGTACACATGCCTTTTCactctattttcctctc
Proteins encoded in this region:
- the LOC135541496 gene encoding T-cell surface glycoprotein CD8 alpha chain-like codes for the protein MNMVQKWMQTLVLLFFCQETLQLSSLTEKTDGERVEITCAPVSKTKSNMVIWFRVQDNAGMEFIASFSTKDGMKKTYFNNEVFSEEQIKKNILILKAFKKARDSGVYSCASINGNALVFGEVTRIAGPAPMTTTTTTTTPMTTTIELTSSTTAKSCKVGKVDPTASCDLVVWAPLTAGCGFLFLLLIITVCHCNRIRTKRCPHHYKRQPRMAAPGQQHPIANNRLF